A portion of the Edaphobacter lichenicola genome contains these proteins:
- a CDS encoding polysaccharide biosynthesis/export family protein, translating into MTAKGWFRALRVLVLTCIACSIPLTTHGQSAQPNDNPFASLGPTQSTATQNPQSQSSGSDSTNQQLPQLPQTPQEGTTINGVPNLGNTSSDSSTERNGRRVGQNAYAYEPPVPLTPYQRLVASSVGKVLPIYGSTLFSNVPTTFAPVDRIPVTPEYLIGPGDELLVRLWGQVTLDGHFTVDRSGNVYLPQVGAIRVAGIPFAKLTDYLRAQIGRTFRNFDINVNIGQLRSIQIFIVGEAKRPGSYTVSSLSTLVNALFASGGPGPMGSMRDIQVKRNGEAVVTFDFYDLLLKGDKSKDVQLVSGDVIYIPPVGPMVAVAGSVDVPALYELKKESTVSELLRLSGGLSTLAQDKQIRIERLKLNDSRSVVDVKLDAAGLATELHDGDIVEVSPIIDRFKDSVTLRGNVAEPRRFAWFPGMRVRDIIPDKEALLTRDYWLQRNRLGLPILDSTPAVRLYAPDAPTAQYNGGGISPVSPIVLPSLTYSQRLAAAQDSDTNVYGITPKQPLGRSDNSTPPSTSAGDDLNSTQADAQSSLPSGDNGNTVRNTNNSRGGALGTGDTRNETDSSSATGSSVSAAVTGTSQRFPAKNAVVLSAPEVDWAYAVIQRLNHNDLSSQLIPFNLGKVVLDGSATDNLELEAGDVVTIFSKSDIRVPQSQQTKYVRLEGEFSASGTYSVAPGETLRQLVTRAGGLTSGAYLYGSQFTRESARVIQQQRLNDYAADLDRRIKLAEANAANNAISPQDDVQDVAALQNARTVAQRLRQLKSTGRIVLDMGAESKTVADIPDLPLEDGDVFIVPQMPLTVDVFGAVYNQTSFLYNPQKRVGDYLHQAGGGTRTADNSRSYIVRADGAIVSRQYSSGILGRFDSTRLNPGDAVVVPEQVDKRPLLRNLVDIATIFGQFGLGIAAINVLR; encoded by the coding sequence TGGAGTGCCGAACCTGGGCAACACGTCGTCCGATTCATCGACGGAACGTAATGGCCGTCGCGTGGGCCAGAATGCGTATGCTTACGAACCACCTGTTCCTCTTACGCCGTATCAGCGTCTGGTTGCGTCTTCCGTGGGAAAGGTGCTTCCGATCTACGGATCAACGTTGTTCAGTAATGTCCCGACGACATTTGCTCCGGTCGATCGTATTCCGGTGACGCCGGAGTATTTGATTGGACCAGGAGATGAACTGTTGGTCCGGCTTTGGGGACAGGTAACGCTGGATGGGCACTTTACTGTCGATCGTTCAGGGAACGTCTATCTTCCGCAGGTAGGTGCGATTCGTGTTGCAGGTATCCCATTTGCGAAGCTGACAGATTATCTTCGCGCTCAGATAGGGCGCACGTTTCGCAACTTCGATATCAACGTAAATATTGGGCAGTTGCGGTCCATTCAAATATTTATTGTGGGTGAAGCGAAGCGTCCTGGCAGCTACACGGTCAGTTCTCTCAGCACGCTTGTGAATGCACTGTTTGCCAGCGGTGGTCCGGGGCCAATGGGAAGCATGCGCGATATTCAAGTAAAGCGCAACGGCGAAGCGGTCGTAACCTTTGATTTTTATGATCTGCTATTGAAGGGCGACAAATCGAAGGATGTACAGCTGGTGTCTGGGGATGTTATTTACATTCCGCCAGTAGGGCCGATGGTAGCAGTAGCCGGAAGTGTTGATGTGCCGGCGTTGTATGAACTGAAAAAGGAATCCACGGTGAGCGAACTGCTTCGCTTATCCGGCGGACTTTCGACGTTGGCCCAGGACAAACAGATCCGAATTGAGCGCCTCAAGCTGAACGATTCGAGATCGGTGGTCGATGTAAAGCTCGATGCTGCCGGACTGGCGACTGAACTTCACGATGGCGACATTGTAGAAGTTTCACCGATCATTGACCGTTTCAAAGACTCAGTTACTTTGCGGGGAAACGTGGCAGAGCCACGGCGATTTGCCTGGTTTCCGGGCATGCGAGTGCGTGACATTATTCCCGACAAAGAAGCACTCTTGACGCGAGACTACTGGTTGCAGCGCAATCGGCTTGGGCTTCCGATACTGGACTCTACCCCTGCAGTTCGCCTTTATGCGCCGGATGCTCCAACAGCACAGTACAACGGTGGTGGTATTTCGCCAGTAAGTCCCATCGTTCTTCCGAGTTTGACCTACTCTCAGAGACTCGCAGCCGCCCAGGACAGCGACACGAACGTGTACGGGATTACTCCGAAGCAGCCCCTGGGTAGAAGCGATAACTCTACGCCTCCTTCTACTTCTGCCGGTGATGATCTGAACTCCACACAGGCGGACGCTCAAAGCTCGTTGCCTTCGGGAGACAACGGGAATACCGTTCGCAACACAAATAATTCGCGCGGTGGAGCGCTCGGCACAGGGGACACGCGGAACGAAACAGATTCCAGCAGCGCAACGGGGTCTTCGGTAAGTGCTGCGGTAACCGGAACGTCGCAGCGGTTTCCGGCAAAGAACGCGGTTGTGCTAAGCGCGCCTGAGGTTGATTGGGCGTACGCAGTCATTCAGCGGCTCAATCATAACGACTTGAGCTCCCAGCTCATTCCGTTCAATCTTGGAAAAGTAGTGTTGGATGGTAGCGCGACGGACAACCTGGAGCTTGAGGCTGGTGACGTTGTTACGATTTTTTCAAAGTCCGATATTCGTGTCCCTCAATCTCAGCAGACGAAGTACGTACGACTTGAGGGTGAGTTTAGTGCCAGCGGTACGTACAGCGTCGCCCCAGGGGAGACGCTTCGTCAACTCGTGACTCGCGCCGGTGGGTTGACTTCAGGTGCCTACCTGTATGGATCTCAATTTACCCGAGAGTCCGCAAGGGTAATCCAACAGCAGCGACTCAATGATTATGCTGCGGACCTTGATCGCCGGATCAAATTGGCCGAAGCGAACGCTGCGAATAATGCGATAAGTCCTCAAGATGATGTTCAGGACGTTGCCGCACTGCAAAATGCTCGAACTGTTGCGCAAAGGCTACGGCAGTTGAAATCTACGGGAAGAATTGTCCTTGATATGGGCGCCGAGAGCAAGACAGTGGCGGATATTCCGGATCTCCCGCTTGAAGATGGCGACGTATTTATCGTTCCCCAGATGCCGTTGACCGTTGATGTGTTTGGAGCGGTTTACAACCAGACGTCTTTTCTGTACAACCCCCAGAAGCGGGTAGGCGATTATTTGCATCAGGCGGGGGGCGGGACGCGCACCGCGGATAACAGTCGAAGCTACATTGTCCGGGCGGATGGCGCGATTGTTAGCCGACAATATTCGAGCGGCATACTCGGTAGATTTGATTCCACTCGGCTTAACCCTGGTGATGCTGTTGTTGTTCCTGAACAGGTCGATAAGCGGCCTCTGCTTCGGAATCTTGTGGATATCGCGACGATCTTTGGCCAATTTGGCCTCGGGATAGCTGCCATTAATGTATTGAGATAA